From the genome of Streptacidiphilus sp. PB12-B1b:
CCTCGGCCTGTGAGCTGCTTCCTCACCGGTTCCGCCACCCGGCCGGAGCGGACGTCAATTGAAAGGATCAGCATGTTCGTCGATCTGCCGCACGAGCTTGAGGGCGCACTGACCGCCCTCGCCGGCACCCTGCCCGCCTGGAGCATGGAGGGCACGTTCCTGTCCGCTTCCACGATTGAGCGCTACGGCGCCGAGCTGGCCTCGGCCCCGCTGTCCAAGGAGACGACCAGCAGCCTTCGCCACGCTCTCGGCGACGGATACGCGATCGTGCGCCTGGGGAAGATCGCCGAAGCGCTGGACACCGGCGACCAGTTCCTGCGGCTGGTGACGGCGATCCTCACCGAGGTGGCAACCCCGTTCCAGCCCATACAGCGGTTCTCGCTGTGGAAGCCGATCGGCACCAACCTCAAGAAGAACCCGGGCATGACCAGCGGTACCGGCTACAACGCCTTCCACATCGACCTGGTCAACGCCACCCGCCCGCCGGATTACACCGTGCTCCTCTGCGTCCGGCCCGACTCGCTCGGTGCTGGGGCGAGCATTCTGTCCGATGCCCACGCGGCCGTCTCGCGCCTGTCGCCCGCGAGCCGCGCCCTGCTGGCCGAGCCCGCGTACAGCTACGGGCGGTTCTTCGAGCTGTCCGACGTCGGGAAGGAGTACAGGCCGTTCCCGGTCCTGGACGGCGACCCCGAGGACCTCGACTGGGTCCGGTTCACCGCCAAGATGCTCAGCGAGCCCGGCGCGGATGAGGCGCACGCCCGCGCGGCCCAGGAACTCTCGGACGAGATGACCGCCGGGCAGGAGTCCGTCATGCTCCAGCGCGGTGACCTCTTGATCGTGAACCAGCACCGCTACGTTCACGGCCGTGAACCGCTCGCCGACGGCCAGGATAGAGTCCCCGAGCCGGAGCGCCGCCTGCTGCAGCAGCTCTTTCTGCGCAGCAGCGCCCAGCCCTAGATCCGGGACTTGCGCAGCGAGTGCCACGCTGCCCCGTACAGCGCCAGCGCGGACCGCGGTACCGACAGGTGCTCGTGCTTCCGGTACAGCCGCCAGTTGTGCTCCACCAACGCCAATTTGTTCGAGGATAGCGACCCCGCCCGCCCGGCCCTGTAGACCGCCAGCGGTTCTTCCAGGCCCCGGGCGGGGTGCCCCCCGCGCATGATCGACAGCCACAGCGCGTAGTCCTGCCGCTTGGGCATGTCCGGCATCAGCCGCGTGCCCAGCACGGTCCGGTCGTACATCGCGGTCAGCGCCCCGATGTGGTCCTGCACCAACATGTCGCGGTACGTCACGATCGCCCGCGCGGCGACCACCCGCCCGTTCGGCGTGAAGTCGGCGGCTTCACCCACGTAGTCGCCATCGACCCGGTAGTAGGAGGTGAACGTCAGTGGCGCGTCACCCTCGGCGGCGAACGCGAGCTGCCGCTCCACCTTGCCGGGTAGCCACATGTCGTCGCTGTCCAGGAACGCCACGTACTCGCCCCGCGCCCGTGCCAGGGCGAGGTTGCGGGCCCTGGCCGCGCCGCCCTGCTCGGGCGCCGCCTGCGGGCGCACCCGCTCGTCCTGGCGGGCCAGGTCGCGCAGCAGGTCCATGGAGCCGTCAGTGGACGCGTCGTCGGTGACCAGCAGCTCCACGTCAAAGTGGGTCTGCGCGAGCACGGAGCGTACCGACGCGCCGAGTGTCGCCGCCGAGTTGTGCACGGGCATCACGACAGAGACGAGCGGCACGGCTCTCCTCCCAGTAACGACGGAAACAGCACGGATTGTAATCGAGCACCCCTCGCACCCTAGGAGCCGTTCATGAAGGTCATCGTCGCCGGGCAGGGATACGTGGGGCTGCCGCTGGCCGTGCGCGCCGCCGAGGCAGGCCATCGCGTCGTCGGCTACGACGTGGACCTGCACCGTATCAAGCGGCTCACCGCCGCTGAGTCGTACGTGGAGGACGTGCCCTCCCGACAGCTCCTCGCGGTACTGGAATCCGGTGCCTACACCCCGACGGCCGACCCCGCCGCGCTGGCCGGCTTCGACATCGCGGTGATCACCGTCCCGACTCCGCTGCGCGACGGCGTGCCCGACCTGACCCACGTCGAGTCCTGCGCCCAGGTACTGGGCGGGCACCTGCGCCCCGGCGCGACGGTGGTCCTGGAGTCCACGTCCTACCCCGGCACCACCGAAGAGGTGCTGCTGCCGATCCTGGAGAAGGCTTCAGGGCTGACCGGCGGAGCGGAGTTCATGGCCGGCTTCAGTCCCGAGCGCATCGCCCCCGGGAACAAGAAATTCTCGTTCGACGCGACACCGAAACTGGTTTCCGGAATCGACGCGAAATCCCTGAACGCGGTCAAGGGGTTCTACGACACCCTATTTCAGACCACGGTGCCTGTGTCCGGGCCGAAGGTCGCCGAGATGGCCAAGCTGATCGAGAACGTCTTCCGGCTCGTCAACATCTCCCTGGTCAACGAGCTGGCGACGCTGGCCGCTCCCCTCGGCGTGAACGTCTGGGAGGCGATCGACGCCGCCGCGACGAAGCCCTTCGGGTTCACCCGGTTCACCCCCGGCCCGGGAGTCGGCGGCCACTGCCTGCCCGTTGACCCGGTGTTCCTGTCCTGGAAGGTCCAGCGCGACCTCGGCGTCCCGTTCCGGTTCGTAGAACTCGCCATCGACGTGAACCGCCGCATGCCCTTCTACGTCGTCCAGCGGGTCACCGACGCACTCGACAGGCGCCGCATACCCGTCGCGGGATCCCGGATCCTGCTGCTCGGCCTCACCTACAAGATCAACGCCACCGACCTGCGCGCGTCGCCCTCGGCGCGCGTCGCCCACCTGCTTGCCGGCCTCGGCGCCGAGGTCCGCGGCGCTGACCCGAACGTCCCCGAGGATCAGGCCGCCCAACTGAAGGTGCCCCTGGTGGACGCGAGCGCCGAAGAGATCGCCGCCGCCGATGCGGTGGTGCTCCTCATGGACCACGCCCGGTTCGACCTCCCGGCGATCGAGAGCCACGCTCGCTACGTCCTCGACTGCCGAAACCGCCTGTCGGGACCGAACGTCGAGACCCTCTAGCTCCTCGAAACCACCGACCCGATGCCCCCGGGAGTCCTCGTGCGCGACGAATGGGAAGACGCCCACACGGACTACACCATGCCCGTGCAGCACCGCGCTCCCGCGTCGCTGACCGACAGCGAGAGCGACTGGCGCCAGCACCTGGAGGCGACGCCCAACGGCTGGCTCCTACGGAACAACGCCATGACCGAAGCGCTGCTCAGCGGACAGCCGATGTACCTGCTGCACACCACCAGGGACATCAACGCCATCCGCGCCAGTGGGCAACTGCACGTCTCCACCGGATGCCTGGTCGGAGCCCTGTACTGCTCACCCCTCGCCGCCGAGCGCCAAGGGCTGCGCCCGCACAACCTCGGCGCCTACCTGATGAAGACCAAGCCCTTCGCCCGGCCCCTGGTCTTCGAGGTCGCCCCGGATGCCCCGATCCGGCCCAAGGGAATCGACTACCTGCATCTCGGTCCCATCCACCTGCGCACCTACCAGCGCTACCAGAGCTTCCTCACCCCGGTCGAGCACGACCAGCTCGTCCGCTCCGTGCTGGCCGGCCTGCGCGCCGCCGCCCCGTTCCTGGACGTCGCGCTGCGCAACGCCACCGGTCACGCCACCGCGGCACCCGACTTCATCGACCAGCTCTCCGCCGCCGTGCCTGCGGTCCCGTTCCTCGGCTACCTGTACTTCGAGGTCTTGTCCGAGTACCTGATGCTCCACTCCGTCACCCCCGAGACCAAGACCTACGCCCAGGCGGGAGAGCTGAACAACTGGCTCTACAAGAGACTCGCCTTCGCCGCCGTGGACACCATGGACCAACTGTTCGACCTGGCCCGCTTCACACCGCGCCACGACCGGCTCGTGCAGCTCATCGACGGCATAGAACCGGACCTCAGCCCGGGAGCCGCCGAGTACGTCCGGCGACGGCTGTCCCACCTGCTCGCCCGCACCGCACTGCACCCGTCCCAGGACGCGGCATCCGTTACCTTCCAGGGCGCCGACCTCGACACGATCCTGGAGGCCGCTCCCGGACTGATCGGCCAGATCGTCTTCCGCGAGATCCGGTACATGGCCCGCTACGCGCAGCTCTACCACTGCTTCGAGAAGGCCAAGGCACTGGAGGCATGGGCCTACTGGAACAGCGAGGGGATACCCACCCCCTTCAACGGAACCCTCCCCAAGGGAGAGATCGGAATTCACCCCGTCTACCCCCGAGCGCCTGTCCGCGTGTGGACGGCAGAACGGGACGGCAAGGGCTACCTGCACCCGACCGAGGAGGTCCAGGCGGTGTTCACGCCGCACCTGGCGACCTGGTGGGCACCTCCCCGTCAGCGCGAGGACGGAGTCTCCGCATGACCGCCAAGCACGTGAACATCCTGACCGGCATCAACCGCCCCGCCGCGCCCTCGTCCGGAAGCGCGATCCTCGTCAACGATCTCTACGGCGCGATACCCGAGTTCCACACGACCTTCCTGGGCAGGGCACCAGTCGACCAGACCTGGACGCACTCGTTCGACCAGCTGATCACCCTCACCACGGTCAAGCGCCCCCACGGACCGCACTACGACGCCTACGTCGACGCGTTGACGGACGAGGTCGCCGCGCTCATCGACAAGATCCGGCCGGCGGCCATCCACGCCCAGTATCTCGGCTTCGCCCTCAGCCTCGCGCTCACCCGGGCAGCGGGCACCATCCCCGTCACAGCCATCGCCCACGGCCCCGACGTGATCGTCGCCGAGCGCAGCCGGTGGGAGAACGAGACCCTGAACGAGGTCGCCGCCGCAAGCGCCGTGATCATCGTCCCGACCCACGCCCTCGCCGACCGCATCGACCGACTCACCGGCCGCCGCCTCACCGACCGCCTCAACGTCATCCCCTGGGGCATCCCGCTGGGCGACGTCCAGGTCTGCGACCACCCGCCCACCCGAACCGGACCACTGTCCCTGGTCCACGCCGGCCGCCTGGACGAGAACAAGGCCACGATCACCGGTGTCGAGGCCCTCGCCCTGACCGACCAGCCGCACCACCTGACCGTGATAGGCAACGGAATCCTGCGGCAGCACCTGGAGCGGCGGGCCGCCGAACTCGGACTGAGCGACCGCGTTCACTTCATCCCGTTCCTGCCGCGCGCCGAACTATGGCGCCGCCTGCCGGAATTCGACGCCTTCGTCTTCACGACCCGGGGCCTGGAGGCTTTCGGCCTCGTCGCCGTCGAGGCCCAGGCCCACCGACTTCCCGTGGTCTACTCCGACCTTCCTGGTGCGAGAGAAATCCTCGGAATCGGCGGCGTCCCCTACATCCCCGGCGACCCCCACTCGCTGGCCGCAGCTCTGGACGACCTGGGCCGCGACGTCCATCGGCACGACACCCTGGCCAAGGCGGCTTTCGACAACGCCCGCCGGTACGACATCGCGACCACCGGCCGCCGACTGCGCGAGCTGACGCTCCGGGGAAACAGCCCAGGGTCACCGCCCCGCTGGCACACCCTGCTGCTGAACCGGACAGCCGCCCGCCGTCCCCAGACACCGAACCGAAGGCCGTGACGACATGGCCGAACGCGGCGTCCTATCGCATCAAGGCGAAGGTGAGAGCTGCGATACCTCCTAGCGCGGTACCAGCGAGGATCTGCGCGATTGTGTGGGCCTTGAGGACGATGCGAGACCAGCCGATCGCGGCGGCGCCGAGGGCGGTGGGCAGCATCCAGGGGCCGAAAGCCAGCAGCAGAATCATCACGGTTCCGCCAGCTACCGAGTTGTGGATTGAGATCTGCCACTTGACGGTCACGAGCAGGGAGGACACGAGGCCGACGAGCATGGCGACCACCAGTGCGGAGACGCCCGCGGGTGCGCCGAGTACGTAGAGCAGGGTGATGCCGACTACGACAGAAACCAGGCTGAGGGCCATAGGGACGACCCGTTGGCGACGGACCCGGATGTGCTTGTCGGTGAGCCCACCGCGCTTGACCCCGAGCAGCACGATGCTGATGGGGATGATGCCGCAGAAGAGGGCGGCCAGAAGGCCCCAGCCGAGTCCGGCCCAGGAGCGAGTGCTGTGCCATCCGACGAGGAGCAGGAGTGCGATGACCAGGTTGGCAGGGGCGAGGATATCCGTGATGATCTTGGCGGACTTCTGTGCTGGGGTGCAGTCCGAGAAGGCAGGCGGCGGTGGCGGTGCGAAGGTCACGGGGTGGCTCCAGAGACGGTAGAACGGGTGGCGCTGAGGCGCTCGACATGGTTTCGGGCGAAGGTGGTGGCGATGTCGCAGAAGTAGGCGTCGGACAGTTCCAGCAGCAGGTGGGCCTCGGTGTCGAGGTCGTCTCCGGCCTGTGAGGGTGCCTCGGGATTGCCTGCTCGGGAGAGACCGGCGGAGTGCGCCTCGCGGGCGGCCCGGAGCCAGCATGCGTCAGCGGCCGTGGCGGCTGCCTTGCCAACCAGCCCCGCATCCTCGACGTGGTCCGCTGCCCGCAACCGCACGGAGACGGGCGCGTTGCCGTTCAGGATGAGCATGGCGTCACGGATCTCAATGGTGCGCCGGTACAGGCGGTCGCGGACTCCGCGGATGTCCAGGGCGTCGTGCAGTCGATGCCGCCTGGGCCTGTAGCGGATCTGTGGAGCGGCCTCGCTGAGGTGGTCCCACAACGGGTAGAGCTTGATCAGACACTGGTATTGAAGTACCGCGGTCCTGGCCTTCGGATAGGCCGGCATGCTGCTCCCGACGGAGATCAGGAGCAGGGGAACCAGAGCGAGGAGGCCGTTCAACGCGGTGTCCGCCTTCGCGGGCACCGGGTGGACGTCGAGTCTCGCGAAGATCAGCATGGACGCTCGGTGCGCCGCGTAGACGATGCCGATGCTTGTGCCGAGGCAGATGAGCCGCAGTCCCCGGCGCAGCAGCGCGGGCCCTGGCCTGCGTGACCACAGCCACGAGAGCCGTGAAGCGGTCAGCATGGCCCAGCCGAAGTACGTCGTCCAAGCGAGGACGTATGCCAGCAGCGTGGAGTCGTGCGGATAGGTCGTCAACAGGTCGACGGCTTCGTGCGGCCGGTCGGCTAGAGCGAACAGTGTGACCATCACCGCGAGCGTGACTGTCGGGACGACGACGCCGATACGCATCAGCCGTCGGCGGACCGCTGTGGTGGACGGTCGTGAACTCGCCGCTGCGGCAGCCAGAAAATCCACCACGAAAGCGGCAGCAGCAACCGCAGCCGCCTGCTTAAGAAGCGCAGAGAAGCTGTTGACACCGACGGTTCTGTCGAGCCACCGCGAAGCGGGATCCGTAGCGAAGCACATTTCTAGGGCAAGCACGAAGAAGGCTGCCCACAAAGACCGCTTCTCCTTGCTCCGCCAGGCCCCCGGCGCTCGCCAGATCGTGATCGCCCACAGGGCGATTCCCACACTCAGATCGATTACGCTCATGTTCGTCTACTCGATCAGGGCGTTCAGAAGATGATTTGACAGTGGGTCAGCCGGTCCCCGGGCTGCCTCCTCTGCCTGGCGAATCCGGCGGGCGAGTACTCCTGCGAGTCCTTCGGCGGCTTTCTCGTCGACATGCGTGTAACTCGTGCGGCCGAGAAGACTGACGATCCGATTGATCGGGAACCCGGCCCACTCCTCGACTGAGAGGACTTCTGCGAGGCTGCGATGCTGGGCGCTCACAGCTGGGGCCTCATGCTCATCAGCCGGAAGACAGGAGTGCCCGAGCAGCATGTGACACAGCTCGTGAAGGATGATGTGGGAGCGATGAAGTGGACTCGTCGCGTTTTCCACGAAGATGTGATCCGCTTTATCCAGCGCGATCCACGCGCCGCACGGTGCCTTATTCGATGAACTCTCGTGTTCTATCGCATGGATATGGATAGGTCGGCCGCGCCCCGAAGCGATACTCTCGCACAGCTTCTCGGCAGTGAACGGGACCGGTATATCCAGGGTTGCCGCAATGGCGGAGAAGTCGTTGCTCGCTCCGCTGGCCTGGCCACCCTTCCTCTGCCAGCTCCGCATGAATCTACTCCCCGCTCCAAATTCCTTCCGCGCCCACTCGGTTCGGATTCCAAAGCATAGGTGAGCGACGCATCACCTGCTGTAATTGGACCATTACTCGTGGTCGTTCGACTACGGAGCGTTAGGGAGTGAAGCGCAGGCATTCGAAGGGGTCTATCGCGGTGGTGTCGATAGATCACTTACGGTGATGAATCGCGTTATCGAAACTTGATCTGATGGCGAATTAGATGATCACGGCCGAAGGTCAGGACCCTGGCGGCCTCTCCGTCTTTTCATCTTCGAGCCCCTCCAGGGATCGGGCTCGCTCGATGAAGCCGGCGAGAGCCGAGAGAGTCGCCTTGGACAGGCCGTCGGCGCGGAGCGCAAGGTTTCGGACATCCTCGTCCTTGATCAGCTGCTCAAGGTCTTGCCGGGTGGCTGGCGAATCGCCCTCGGGTTCGGCGGCCTCGTCGTCGATGAAGTAGCTCGCCCGCACCTTGAAAGCCGCCGCCAGGGACTTGAGCGTGCCTGCGGTCGGATTCCCCTTGGCACCGCTGCGCAGCTTCTGGATCAAGCTCGCGCTGACGCTCGACGACGGGTTGCCAGTCTCGGTTGCCCAAGCTGTCGTGAGGTCAGCCACCTCCTGGTTCGTGAGTTGCCGACCGCTCGGGTGCGGACGGGTGTCGAACAGGTGGTTCAGTCTGGACTTGATCTCTCCCAAGGCATGCTCCATCAGGGTGCGGCGATAAGCACACTCTAGTGCGTCTCGTGGCTCCCCGTGGCAAGTGGGCACACTCTAGTCTCCCCATGCGGCGTACTTTGGTGTACGTTGTTCCCGGCCAGAGGGCGCACTAAAGTCCGAAGTTGCTGGTCAGGTGGGGTAAACGGGGTGGATGTGTGGCCCTGGATCGCCCTATGGTTCTGGTCCAGCCGCGAACGACGGCAGGACGCGAGAGGGGGATCGATGACATAGCTATGACCGGAAAAGAGTCCGGCGTCCCGGAGCTACCAACTCCTGGACGCCGGGCCAGCGCCCCGAAGGGCACCGATTCACATCTCGCGGGCGGCGTGCCTTTTGCACGAGAACGCCACACCGCACTCCTACGAACAACGGAGTATCGCATGCACGCCATGCCGAGCGAAACCTTGGCCGGCCGGGACGTCGCCCGCTACCAGCGCCTCGCAGCCCAACTCGCCGACATGATTCCCGGTGCAGCCACCATCAGGGTCAGCCTGAACGACCCGAAGCAGCAGTGGCCCCACCCGCACGCTGTCGTGAAGAACGCGGCCGGGGAGACGATCGACCTGAACCGGACAAGCGACAGGATCGCGGCCCGCTGGATCCTGCGGGTCTGGCCGGACCTGGACTGGAACCGGGCCCACACCTTCGACCTCGCCAGCGCTACCCTCACCCGCAGTGACCTGCTCGCCGCTGGTCGGAGCCGCTGACATGGCGCGTATCCGCACCATCAAGCCCGAGGCGTTCATATCGGAGTCGCTCGCCGAGGTGAGCATCGCGGCCGAGCGAACCTTCTTCGGCCTGCTCACCCAGTCCGACGACCACGGCCGTCACCGCGACAACGCTGCCATCATCGCCGGGCTGCTCTGGCCCCTGCGTGCCGAGCACACCTCGGTCCACGTCGAGGACGACCTCCAGCAGCTCGCCAACGCCGGTCTCATCTGCCGCTATACCGGCTGCGACGGCCGCCGCTACCTGCACATCGTGACCTGGACCGAGCACCAGAAGATCGACAAGCCGAGCCAGTCCCGCCTGCCCGCCTGCACCCGGCACCACGCGGCCGAGCGGTGCGCCCCCTGCAAGGGCACCTGCGCCAAGCCCACCGAGGAGTCGCCCACCCCTACCCGAGGGCTCGCCGAGGCTTCGCCGAACACTCCCCGAGCCCTCGATCTGCCCGCGCAGCCCGCCGCGACTCCTCCCGGCCGCCGAAGCGAGGCTCTGACCGCCCAGCAGGACGCCCTCGTGAGCATCGCAGGCACCCCTGACCAACAGGGCAAGAAAGATGCAGGTCAAACGGCATTCGCCGAGGGCTCCCCGAAGCCTCCCCGAAGCCTCGCCGAGGGCTCGGCGCCTGGATCTAGGATCCTGGATCCTGGATCTTCTTTCCCTACGGGGCGCACAGCGCCCGCAGCCACGGTGTCGGCCAACCAGCTCGTCGGCGAGTACATCGCTGCCTGCGACGAGCGACCGCCCAGCGACGTGATCGGCCACCTGGGGCGGATCACCAAGAAGCTCCTGGGCGAGGGCATCGCCCCGGCGCACATCCGGGGCGGGCTGGCGAACTTCGCGGCCAACCCGATGCACCCGAGCGTGCTGACCAGCATGGTCAACGAGGCCATGAACGCACGATCCGCCGGTTTGGCGCGGCCGGGAATCCGGCCTAACGTGCCCCCTCACCAGGCGTGGACCAACCCGGTCGACGCATTCTCCGCCTACGCCGAGGAGCTGTGATGCGCACCCGTACCCGCGAACCGCAGACCCTCGGCAGCGAGGGCACCCTGGACCGGATGGCCCGCATCCTGGCCGACCGGAACATCGACCCGGCCTCCGTCGCAGCGCTGCCCGACGAGACCGAGCCCCTCTCGCTGCTGGACCTCCTCTCTGCCGGGCTGCCCCCGCGCTACCAGGGCGCGGTCGCCGACCACCCGACGGTCCTGACCTGGGCCCGGGACGTGGCCGAGGCAGCGGTCGCCCCCAGCGTGGGAGCCCGACGGCAGGTCAGCACCGGGCCCAGCCTGCTGATGGCCGGGGTCGTCGGCGCGGGCAAGACCCACCAGGCGTACGGCGCGGTCAGGCACCTGGTGCAGAGCGGAGTCGGGGTGCGCTGGCGCGCGACCACCGCCGCCGACCTGTACGCCGAGCTGCGCCCGCGCCCCGGCACGGACAGCGAGCGGGAGCTGGCAGCCGTGGCCCGGTGCCCGCTGCTGATCCTGGACGACCTGGGCGCGGCCAAGGCCAGCGACTGGACCGAGGAGATCACCTACCGGCTGATCAACCGCCGGTACACCCACATGCTCCCCACGCTGATCACCACCAACCTGCGCATCGCCGACCTGCGCGCCTACCTCGGCGACCGGGTCACGTCCCGCCTGGTGGAGATGACCAC
Proteins encoded in this window:
- a CDS encoding transcriptional regulator gives rise to the protein MGEIKSRLNHLFDTRPHPSGRQLTNQEVADLTTAWATETGNPSSSVSASLIQKLRSGAKGNPTAGTLKSLAAAFKVRASYFIDDEAAEPEGDSPATRQDLEQLIKDEDVRNLALRADGLSKATLSALAGFIERARSLEGLEDEKTERPPGS
- a CDS encoding ATP-binding protein codes for the protein MRTRTREPQTLGSEGTLDRMARILADRNIDPASVAALPDETEPLSLLDLLSAGLPPRYQGAVADHPTVLTWARDVAEAAVAPSVGARRQVSTGPSLLMAGVVGAGKTHQAYGAVRHLVQSGVGVRWRATTAADLYAELRPRPGTDSERELAAVARCPLLILDDLGAAKASDWTEEITYRLINRRYTHMLPTLITTNLRIADLRAYLGDRVTSRLVEMTTRVEFEPVDRRRHRTAA
- a CDS encoding MAB_1171c family putative transporter, which gives rise to MSVIDLSVGIALWAITIWRAPGAWRSKEKRSLWAAFFVLALEMCFATDPASRWLDRTVGVNSFSALLKQAAAVAAAAFVVDFLAAAAASSRPSTTAVRRRLMRIGVVVPTVTLAVMVTLFALADRPHEAVDLLTTYPHDSTLLAYVLAWTTYFGWAMLTASRLSWLWSRRPGPALLRRGLRLICLGTSIGIVYAAHRASMLIFARLDVHPVPAKADTALNGLLALVPLLLISVGSSMPAYPKARTAVLQYQCLIKLYPLWDHLSEAAPQIRYRPRRHRLHDALDIRGVRDRLYRRTIEIRDAMLILNGNAPVSVRLRAADHVEDAGLVGKAAATAADACWLRAAREAHSAGLSRAGNPEAPSQAGDDLDTEAHLLLELSDAYFCDIATTFARNHVERLSATRSTVSGATP
- a CDS encoding glycosyltransferase family 2 protein, yielding MPLVSVVMPVHNSAATLGASVRSVLAQTHFDVELLVTDDASTDGSMDLLRDLARQDERVRPQAAPEQGGAARARNLALARARGEYVAFLDSDDMWLPGKVERQLAFAAEGDAPLTFTSYYRVDGDYVGEAADFTPNGRVVAARAIVTYRDMLVQDHIGALTAMYDRTVLGTRLMPDMPKRQDYALWLSIMRGGHPARGLEEPLAVYRAGRAGSLSSNKLALVEHNWRLYRKHEHLSVPRSALALYGAAWHSLRKSRI
- a CDS encoding nucleotide sugar dehydrogenase, translated to MKVIVAGQGYVGLPLAVRAAEAGHRVVGYDVDLHRIKRLTAAESYVEDVPSRQLLAVLESGAYTPTADPAALAGFDIAVITVPTPLRDGVPDLTHVESCAQVLGGHLRPGATVVLESTSYPGTTEEVLLPILEKASGLTGGAEFMAGFSPERIAPGNKKFSFDATPKLVSGIDAKSLNAVKGFYDTLFQTTVPVSGPKVAEMAKLIENVFRLVNISLVNELATLAAPLGVNVWEAIDAAATKPFGFTRFTPGPGVGGHCLPVDPVFLSWKVQRDLGVPFRFVELAIDVNRRMPFYVVQRVTDALDRRRIPVAGSRILLLGLTYKINATDLRASPSARVAHLLAGLGAEVRGADPNVPEDQAAQLKVPLVDASAEEIAAADAVVLLMDHARFDLPAIESHARYVLDCRNRLSGPNVETL
- a CDS encoding TauD/TfdA family dioxygenase; its protein translation is MFVDLPHELEGALTALAGTLPAWSMEGTFLSASTIERYGAELASAPLSKETTSSLRHALGDGYAIVRLGKIAEALDTGDQFLRLVTAILTEVATPFQPIQRFSLWKPIGTNLKKNPGMTSGTGYNAFHIDLVNATRPPDYTVLLCVRPDSLGAGASILSDAHAAVSRLSPASRALLAEPAYSYGRFFELSDVGKEYRPFPVLDGDPEDLDWVRFTAKMLSEPGADEAHARAAQELSDEMTAGQESVMLQRGDLLIVNQHRYVHGREPLADGQDRVPEPERRLLQQLFLRSSAQP
- a CDS encoding transcriptional regulator — protein: MHAMPSETLAGRDVARYQRLAAQLADMIPGAATIRVSLNDPKQQWPHPHAVVKNAAGETIDLNRTSDRIAARWILRVWPDLDWNRAHTFDLASATLTRSDLLAAGRSR
- a CDS encoding glycosyltransferase family 4 protein is translated as MTAKHVNILTGINRPAAPSSGSAILVNDLYGAIPEFHTTFLGRAPVDQTWTHSFDQLITLTTVKRPHGPHYDAYVDALTDEVAALIDKIRPAAIHAQYLGFALSLALTRAAGTIPVTAIAHGPDVIVAERSRWENETLNEVAAASAVIIVPTHALADRIDRLTGRRLTDRLNVIPWGIPLGDVQVCDHPPTRTGPLSLVHAGRLDENKATITGVEALALTDQPHHLTVIGNGILRQHLERRAAELGLSDRVHFIPFLPRAELWRRLPEFDAFVFTTRGLEAFGLVAVEAQAHRLPVVYSDLPGAREILGIGGVPYIPGDPHSLAAALDDLGRDVHRHDTLAKAAFDNARRYDIATTGRRLRELTLRGNSPGSPPRWHTLLLNRTAARRPQTPNRRP